CATCGCCCCAAAGCCCTTCAATATCATAAAACTCGCGAATGTGCTTTTGAAATACATGAACTACAACGTGTACATAGTCCATTAATACCCATTCCGAGTTGTCGCTGCCTTCAACGTGCCACGGTTTTTCCTTTAAAGCTTTACTAACGGATTTTTGAACGGAGTTTACAATGGCGTTAACTTGTGTATTGGAAGTACCATTGCAGATTATAAAATAGTCACAAACGGTGTTTTCTATATCTCGTAAGTCAAGAATTTCAATATCTTGGCCTTTTACATCTTCTATCCCATTAATTATTTGGGCAATAAGTTGATCTGTTCCCACCTCATCGGGCAAGCCTGTTTGTTTTTTCTGCATTAATTATTTTTCTTTTCTATTTCGCAAAGTTATTACTTTTTTGTTTCTTGAACTGCTTTAAAAACGTAATACTAAACATAATTATCGTTTTGAATATAATCAAACTTAATGCCATCGATTCT
This region of Aequorivita marisscotiae genomic DNA includes:
- the rsfS gene encoding ribosome silencing factor, whose amino-acid sequence is MQKKQTGLPDEVGTDQLIAQIINGIEDVKGQDIEILDLRDIENTVCDYFIICNGTSNTQVNAIVNSVQKSVSKALKEKPWHVEGSDNSEWVLMDYVHVVVHVFQKHIREFYDIEGLWGDAKSVKIETTH